The following proteins are encoded in a genomic region of ANME-2 cluster archaeon:
- a CDS encoding YbhB/YbcL family Raf kinase inhibitor-like protein: MDVISISSDVFENGGMLSSEYTCDGSDVSPDLSWDTVPAGTQSIAMIVDDPNAPGKTWVHLVIYNIPANSTGLPLGVPKNKTLDDGSLQGNNDFGKIGYNGPCPPPGTVHRYFFKVYALDTTLSLKSGATKSQLEATMSGHILAQGEMIGKYER; the protein is encoded by the coding sequence ATGGATGTAATATCGATTTCGTCAGACGTATTTGAGAACGGGGGTATGTTGTCGTCCGAATACACATGTGATGGCAGTGATGTATCACCCGACCTGTCCTGGGACACCGTCCCCGCAGGCACACAGTCCATCGCCATGATAGTGGACGACCCGAACGCCCCCGGCAAAACCTGGGTCCACTTGGTGATCTATAACATTCCTGCCAACAGCACTGGACTGCCCCTGGGTGTACCAAAGAACAAGACCCTGGACGACGGCAGCCTGCAAGGTAATAACGACTTTGGCAAGATCGGCTATAACGGACCCTGCCCGCCGCCGGGCACGGTACACAGGTATTTCTTCAAAGTGTATGCCCTGGATACTACACTCAGCTTAAAGAGCGGCGCTACCAAATCCCAGCTTGAGGCCACGATGTCGGGGCACATCCTGGCACAGGGAGAGATGATAGGAAAATACGAACGCTGA
- a CDS encoding ATP-binding protein: MLKKSLIFEILRDQNYWFKDFTNEEYIEREHYMVRMKDLLYSKSITIITGPRRTGKTVLLKQTISKMIEKGIGREQVLYLNLEDYRLYPHHSLELLSAVLETYKENINPKKNIYFFIDEIQNIGGFEHFLRTEYDRDAKVKIKFIITGSNSKLLSKELGTLVTGRTSTLTVYPFSFGEYLHYHNVKINASSYFTLESQKNEIKQLFNMYVDFGSIPEFLDETKPYGRLNEYIENIIFKDIVVRFNIRNARLVKEMAIFLATNTAKTYSINNLAKTFNSSVNTIQEYLFDLEQAYLFFYLRQYSYSYKEQIKTKSKTYCLDTGLACSAGFRFSRNYGRLLENTVFIELKRRNSDIYYHKNSRTGVECDFLIKEGLDITNAIQVTESLADPKTQKREINALSDAAQQYGLEDSLILTDSEYDDIIQDGIRIHVRPIWFWMLSVLY; encoded by the coding sequence ATGCTTAAAAAGAGCCTGATATTTGAAATCCTGAGAGACCAGAATTACTGGTTCAAAGATTTTACTAATGAAGAGTATATCGAACGAGAGCATTACATGGTCAGGATGAAAGATTTGCTCTATTCAAAATCAATAACCATTATAACAGGTCCAAGAAGGACCGGAAAAACAGTATTATTAAAACAGACAATCAGTAAGATGATAGAGAAAGGGATCGGCAGAGAACAGGTATTATACCTGAATCTTGAGGATTACAGGCTGTATCCCCACCATTCACTTGAACTTTTAAGTGCAGTACTTGAAACGTATAAAGAGAATATAAATCCAAAAAAGAATATCTACTTTTTCATAGACGAAATACAGAATATAGGGGGTTTTGAACATTTCTTGCGAACAGAATATGACAGGGATGCAAAAGTAAAAATAAAATTCATCATAACCGGTTCAAATTCAAAACTATTGTCAAAGGAGCTTGGGACACTAGTGACAGGCAGGACCTCAACATTGACTGTATATCCTTTTTCATTTGGAGAATATCTCCACTATCATAATGTGAAAATAAACGCAAGTTCATATTTCACTCTTGAATCTCAGAAAAATGAGATAAAACAGTTGTTCAATATGTATGTAGATTTTGGTTCAATACCGGAGTTCCTTGATGAAACAAAGCCATATGGCAGGCTGAATGAATATATTGAAAATATAATATTTAAGGATATAGTTGTGCGTTTTAACATAAGGAATGCCAGATTGGTAAAAGAAATGGCAATATTTCTGGCAACAAACACTGCAAAGACATATTCCATAAACAACTTGGCAAAGACATTCAATTCTTCTGTTAATACTATACAGGAATACCTCTTTGACCTTGAACAGGCGTATCTTTTCTTCTATTTAAGACAGTATTCATACTCTTATAAAGAACAGATCAAAACCAAGTCAAAAACATACTGTTTAGATACTGGACTTGCGTGTTCAGCAGGATTCAGATTTTCCAGGAATTATGGTCGTCTCCTTGAAAATACCGTGTTTATTGAACTTAAAAGAAGGAACAGCGATATCTATTACCACAAAAATTCCAGAACTGGAGTTGAATGTGATTTTTTAATAAAAGAAGGATTGGACATAACCAACGCCATACAGGTCACAGAATCACTTGCAGATCCTAAAACTCAAAAAAGAGAGATCAATGCTCTGTCAGATGCAGCTCAACAATATGGACTTGAAGATAGTTTGATACTGACCGATAGTGAATATGATGATATTATACAGGACGGGATACGTATTCATGTGCGCCCAATCTGGTTCTGGATGCTAAGTGTGTTATATTGA
- a CDS encoding adenylosuccinate lyase produces the protein MAIHPIEFRYGTAEMKQVWSEESKLIKLLQVEAALARAEADVGMIPGDAADTIAAAVDCVKLERVNEIEDEIHHDMMAVVMAMSEQCGTAGKWVHFGATSNDMLDTQLALQIKESIALLRSKTIAVRDALVEMADKHKTTVCVGRTHGQIGVPTTYGLRFAVWASEMDRHLTRLDELEPRAAVGQMTGAVGTQAAFGADGIEVQRRTMEYLGLGSVEVSTQIIQRDRHAEFVMWMANTVTTLDKICVEFRSLQRSEIAEIEESFGKKQVGSSTMPHKRNPIKSEQVCGLARIVRAMVEPELLNNTLWDERDLTNSSCERVIFPETCVLTDHILKLAEGIIANLRFFPENIKRNLELMGGLNMGEAVMIELAKRGVGRQEAHEIVRTSAMEARESGRHMKEVLMSRPEVTEFISAGEIEGVMDPEGYIGTAVEQVEAVVVRLRG, from the coding sequence ATGGCAATACATCCAATTGAATTTCGTTACGGTACTGCTGAAATGAAGCAGGTATGGAGTGAGGAATCTAAACTTATAAAATTACTCCAGGTAGAGGCAGCCCTGGCCAGGGCTGAAGCTGATGTGGGCATGATACCAGGGGATGCGGCCGATACCATTGCAGCAGCAGTGGATTGTGTGAAACTTGAACGGGTCAATGAGATAGAGGACGAGATACACCACGATATGATGGCTGTGGTCATGGCAATGTCAGAGCAGTGTGGGACAGCAGGTAAATGGGTTCATTTCGGTGCCACTTCCAATGATATGCTTGATACCCAGCTTGCCTTGCAGATAAAGGAAAGTATAGCCCTGCTGCGCAGCAAGACCATAGCTGTCAGGGATGCTCTTGTTGAAATGGCAGATAAGCACAAAACCACGGTCTGTGTCGGCAGGACACACGGGCAGATAGGAGTGCCTACCACCTACGGTCTGCGCTTCGCAGTCTGGGCCAGCGAAATGGACAGGCACCTCACAAGGCTGGACGAACTTGAGCCCAGGGCCGCAGTGGGACAGATGACGGGTGCTGTAGGTACCCAGGCTGCCTTCGGAGCGGACGGTATTGAGGTACAGCGGCGTACTATGGAATACCTGGGCCTGGGCAGTGTGGAGGTGTCCACCCAGATCATACAGCGGGACAGGCATGCTGAGTTTGTGATGTGGATGGCAAACACGGTCACTACCCTGGATAAGATATGCGTGGAATTCCGCTCTCTGCAGCGCAGCGAGATCGCAGAAATAGAGGAGAGTTTTGGCAAGAAGCAGGTGGGTTCGTCCACCATGCCTCACAAGCGCAATCCTATTAAGAGCGAGCAAGTATGCGGTCTGGCCAGAATTGTCAGGGCTATGGTGGAGCCTGAACTGCTGAACAATACGCTGTGGGATGAGCGGGACCTGACCAACAGTTCCTGCGAGCGTGTGATCTTTCCCGAGACCTGCGTACTGACAGACCATATCCTGAAACTGGCTGAGGGTATTATTGCAAATCTAAGGTTCTTCCCTGAGAATATCAAGCGCAACCTGGAGCTAATGGGTGGGCTGAATATGGGTGAGGCTGTGATGATCGAGCTGGCAAAGCGGGGTGTGGGCAGGCAGGAGGCGCATGAGATTGTGAGGACCAGTGCAATGGAGGCCCGCGAGTCTGGCAGGCACATGAAGGAGGTACTGATGTCACGGCCTGAGGTGACTGAGTTTATTAGTGCTGGAGAGATTGAGGGCGTTATGGACCCGGAGGGGTATATCGGGACTGCGGTGGAACAGGTTGAGGCTGTGGTGGTTCGGTTGAGGGGGTAG